From a single Eleginops maclovinus isolate JMC-PN-2008 ecotype Puerto Natales chromosome 20, JC_Emac_rtc_rv5, whole genome shotgun sequence genomic region:
- the sdc4 gene encoding syndecan-4 isoform X1, giving the protein MLNLCLVLLLSASVFSESQVRETETWMPMKTTQTAAMSTHVESSGDSPNGSDFDFTGDDSEDDRHNLNGGEGDDDDDDDDYYDDDEDEFSGSGDGATTATPAGDSKPSEKPDVNDNKIPEVVRPTVNEVDIVRNSNEIPRPGNELKSEPAVDFPSNVLMAHASDDSIFNKTEVLAALIAGGAVGLMLAVLFILLLIYRMKKKDEGSYELGKKPIYKKAPTTEIYA; this is encoded by the exons CAGGTGAGGGAGACGGAGACCTGGATGCCCATGAAGACGACACAGACGGCCGCCATGTCCACGCACGTGGAGTCGTCGGGAGACTCGCCCAACGGCTCCGACTTCGACTTCACGGGCGACGACAGCGAAGACGATCGGCACAACCTGAACGGCGGCGAGggcgatgatgatgatgatgatgatgattactACGATGACGACGAGGACGAGTTCTCCGGCTCTGGTGATGGAG caacaacagcaacacctGCAGGAGATTCCAAGCCTTCAGAAAAG CCTGATGTGAACGACAACAAGATCCCAGAGGTGGTGCGGCCCACCGTTAACGAGGTGGACATCGTGCGGAACAGCAACGAGATCCCGCGGCCGGGTAACGAGCTCAAGTCCGAGCCCGCCGTTGATTTCCCGTCCAACGTCCTGATGGCCCACGCCAGCGACGACAGCATCTTCAACAAGACGGAGGTCCTCGCAG ctctgaTCGCGGGCGGCGCCGTGGGCCTGATGCTCGccgtcctcttcatcctcctcctcatctacCGCATGAAGAAGAAGGACGAGGGCAGCTATGAATTGGGGAAGAAGCCCATCTACAAGAAAGCCCCGACCACAGAGATCTACGCATAA
- the sdc4 gene encoding syndecan-4 isoform X2, which yields MLNLCLVLLLSASVFSESVRETETWMPMKTTQTAAMSTHVESSGDSPNGSDFDFTGDDSEDDRHNLNGGEGDDDDDDDDYYDDDEDEFSGSGDGATTATPAGDSKPSEKPDVNDNKIPEVVRPTVNEVDIVRNSNEIPRPGNELKSEPAVDFPSNVLMAHASDDSIFNKTEVLAALIAGGAVGLMLAVLFILLLIYRMKKKDEGSYELGKKPIYKKAPTTEIYA from the exons GTGAGGGAGACGGAGACCTGGATGCCCATGAAGACGACACAGACGGCCGCCATGTCCACGCACGTGGAGTCGTCGGGAGACTCGCCCAACGGCTCCGACTTCGACTTCACGGGCGACGACAGCGAAGACGATCGGCACAACCTGAACGGCGGCGAGggcgatgatgatgatgatgatgatgattactACGATGACGACGAGGACGAGTTCTCCGGCTCTGGTGATGGAG caacaacagcaacacctGCAGGAGATTCCAAGCCTTCAGAAAAG CCTGATGTGAACGACAACAAGATCCCAGAGGTGGTGCGGCCCACCGTTAACGAGGTGGACATCGTGCGGAACAGCAACGAGATCCCGCGGCCGGGTAACGAGCTCAAGTCCGAGCCCGCCGTTGATTTCCCGTCCAACGTCCTGATGGCCCACGCCAGCGACGACAGCATCTTCAACAAGACGGAGGTCCTCGCAG ctctgaTCGCGGGCGGCGCCGTGGGCCTGATGCTCGccgtcctcttcatcctcctcctcatctacCGCATGAAGAAGAAGGACGAGGGCAGCTATGAATTGGGGAAGAAGCCCATCTACAAGAAAGCCCCGACCACAGAGATCTACGCATAA